From a single Alkalihalophilus pseudofirmus genomic region:
- a CDS encoding GIY-YIG nuclease family protein, whose protein sequence is MSHYVYILECSDHSWYTGYTTDVGRRLDMHSSGKGAKYTKGRGPFTLKYVQEFETKKEALQAEYAIKKLSRKQKERYVLESGENNEATS, encoded by the coding sequence ATGAGCCATTATGTCTATATTCTTGAATGCAGCGACCACAGCTGGTATACAGGTTATACGACAGATGTAGGTAGAAGACTAGATATGCATAGCTCAGGCAAAGGTGCGAAGTATACAAAAGGACGAGGGCCGTTCACGCTTAAGTATGTACAAGAATTCGAAACGAAAAAAGAAGCACTTCAAGCAGAGTATGCTATTAAGAAACTGAGTAGAAAGCAGAAGGAACGTTATGTTTTAGAGAGTGGTGAAAAT